The following coding sequences are from one Macaca mulatta isolate MMU2019108-1 chromosome 7, T2T-MMU8v2.0, whole genome shotgun sequence window:
- the DCAF4 gene encoding DDB1- and CUL4-associated factor 4 isoform X1, with protein MNKSSWQSRRRHGRRSHQQNPWFRLRDPEDRSDSQAAQSAQDSSHGDDESPSTSSGTAGASSVPELPGFYFDPEKKRYFRLLPGHNNCNPLTKESIRQKEMESKRLRLLEEEDKQKKIARMGFNASSMLRKSQLGFLNVTSYCHLAHELRLSCMERKKVQIRSLDPSALASDRFNLILADTNSDRLFTVNDVKVGGSKYGIINLQSLKTPTLKVFMHENLYFTNRKVNSVCWASLNHLDSHILLCLMGLAETPGCATLLPASLFVNSHPAGIDRPGMLCSFRIPGAWSCAWSLNIQANNCFSTGLSRRVLLTNVVTGHRQSFGTNSDVLAQQFALMVPLLFNGCRSGEIFAIDLRCGNQGKGWKATRLFHDSAVTSVRILQDEQYLMASDMAGKIKLWDLRTTKCIRQYEGHVNEYAYLPLHVHEEEGILVAVGQDCYTRIWSLHDAHLLRTIPSPYPASKADIPSVAFSSRLGGSRGAPGLLMAVGQDLYCYSYS; from the exons atgaataaaagtagCTGGCAGAGTAGAAGAAGACATGGGAGAAGAAGCCACCAGCAGAACCCTTGGTTCAGACTCCGTGATCCTGAAGACAG GTCCGACTCCCAGGCAGCGCAGTCGGCTCAGGATTCCAGCCACGGTGATGATGAGTCTCCGTCGACCTCGTCTGGCACAGCTGGGGCCTCCTCTGTGCCGG AGCTACCTGGGTTTTACTTTGACCCTGAAAAGAAACGCTACTTCCGCTTGCTCCCTGGACATAACAACTGCAACCCCCTGACGAAAGAGAGCATCCGGCAGAAGGAGATGGAGAGCAAGAGACTGCGGCTGCTTGAGGAAGAGGACAAGCAGAAAAAG ATTGCCAGGATGGGATTTAATGCATCTTCCATGCTCCGAAAAAGCCAACTGGGTTTTCTCAACGTCACCAGTTATTGCCA TTTAGCCCACGAGCTGCGTCTCAGTTGCATGGAGAGGAAAAAGGTCCAGATTCGGAGCTTGGATCCCTCCGCCTTGGCAAGCGACCGATTTAACCTCATACTG GCAGATACCAACAGTGACCGGCTCTTCACAGTGAACGATGTCAAAGTCGGAGGCTCCAAGTATGGCATCATCAACCTGCAAAGTCTGAAGACCCCTACGCTTAAGGTGTTCATGCACGAAAACCTCTACTTCACCAACCGGAAG GTGAATTCGGTGTGCTGGGCCTCACTCAATCACTTGGATTCCCACATTCT GCTGTGCCTCATGGGACTCGCGGAGACTCCAGGCTGCGCGACCCTGCTCCCAGCGTCACTGTTCGTCAATAGTCACCCAG CAGGAATAGACCGGCCTGGCATGCTCTGCAGTTTCCGGATCCCTGGTGCCTGGTCCTGTGCCTGGTCCCTGAATATCCAAGCAAATAACTGCTTCAGTACAG GCTTGTCTCGGCGGGTCCTGTTGACCAACGTGGTGACGGGACACCGGCAGTCCTTTGGGACCAACAGTGATGTCTTGGCCCAGCAGTTTGCTCTCATG GTTCCTCTGCTGTTTAATGGCTGCCGCTCTGGGGAAATCTTTGCCATTGATCTGCGTTGTGGAAATCAAGGCAAGGGATGGAAGGCCACCCGCCTGTTTCATGACTCAGCAGTGACCTCTGTGCGGATCCTCCAAGATGAGCAATACCTGATGGCATCAGACATGGCTGGAAAG ATCAAGCTGTGGGACCTGAGGACCACTAAGTGCATAAGGCAGTACGAAGGCCACGTGAATGAGTATGCCTACCTGCCCCTGCATGTGCACGAGGAAGAAGGAATCCTGGTGGCAG TGGGGCAGGACTGCTACACGAGAATCTGGAGCCTCCACGATGCCCACCTACTCAGAACCATACCCTCCCCGTACCCTGCCTCCAAGGCCGACATTCCTAGTGTGGCCTTCTCGTCGCGGCTGGGGGGCTCCCGGGGCGCGCCGGGGCTGCTCATGGCTGTCGGGCAGGACCTTTACTGTTACTCCTACAGCTAa
- the DCAF4 gene encoding DDB1- and CUL4-associated factor 4 isoform X3, with amino-acid sequence MNKSSWQSRRRHGRRSHQQNPWFRLRDPEDRSDSQAAQSAQDSSHGDDESPSTSSGTAGASSVPELPGFYFDPEKKRYFRLLPGHNNCNPLTKESIRQKEMESKRLRLLEEEDKQKKIARMGFNASSMLRKSQLGFLNVTSYCHLAHELRLSCMERKKVQIRSLDPSALASDRFNLILADTNSDRLFTVNDVKVGGSKYGIINLQSLKTPTLKVFMHENLYFTNRKVNSVCWASLNHLDSHILLCLMGLAETPGCATLLPASLFVNSHPAGIDRPGMLCSFRIPGAWSCAWSLNIQANNCFSTGLSRRVLLTNVVTGHRQSFGTNSDVLAQQFALMVPLLFNGCRSGEIFAIDLRCGNQGKGWKATRLFHDSAVTSVRILQDEQYLMASDMAGKIKLWDLRTTKCIRQYEGHVNEYAYLPLHVHEEEGILVAGT; translated from the exons atgaataaaagtagCTGGCAGAGTAGAAGAAGACATGGGAGAAGAAGCCACCAGCAGAACCCTTGGTTCAGACTCCGTGATCCTGAAGACAG GTCCGACTCCCAGGCAGCGCAGTCGGCTCAGGATTCCAGCCACGGTGATGATGAGTCTCCGTCGACCTCGTCTGGCACAGCTGGGGCCTCCTCTGTGCCGG AGCTACCTGGGTTTTACTTTGACCCTGAAAAGAAACGCTACTTCCGCTTGCTCCCTGGACATAACAACTGCAACCCCCTGACGAAAGAGAGCATCCGGCAGAAGGAGATGGAGAGCAAGAGACTGCGGCTGCTTGAGGAAGAGGACAAGCAGAAAAAG ATTGCCAGGATGGGATTTAATGCATCTTCCATGCTCCGAAAAAGCCAACTGGGTTTTCTCAACGTCACCAGTTATTGCCA TTTAGCCCACGAGCTGCGTCTCAGTTGCATGGAGAGGAAAAAGGTCCAGATTCGGAGCTTGGATCCCTCCGCCTTGGCAAGCGACCGATTTAACCTCATACTG GCAGATACCAACAGTGACCGGCTCTTCACAGTGAACGATGTCAAAGTCGGAGGCTCCAAGTATGGCATCATCAACCTGCAAAGTCTGAAGACCCCTACGCTTAAGGTGTTCATGCACGAAAACCTCTACTTCACCAACCGGAAG GTGAATTCGGTGTGCTGGGCCTCACTCAATCACTTGGATTCCCACATTCT GCTGTGCCTCATGGGACTCGCGGAGACTCCAGGCTGCGCGACCCTGCTCCCAGCGTCACTGTTCGTCAATAGTCACCCAG CAGGAATAGACCGGCCTGGCATGCTCTGCAGTTTCCGGATCCCTGGTGCCTGGTCCTGTGCCTGGTCCCTGAATATCCAAGCAAATAACTGCTTCAGTACAG GCTTGTCTCGGCGGGTCCTGTTGACCAACGTGGTGACGGGACACCGGCAGTCCTTTGGGACCAACAGTGATGTCTTGGCCCAGCAGTTTGCTCTCATG GTTCCTCTGCTGTTTAATGGCTGCCGCTCTGGGGAAATCTTTGCCATTGATCTGCGTTGTGGAAATCAAGGCAAGGGATGGAAGGCCACCCGCCTGTTTCATGACTCAGCAGTGACCTCTGTGCGGATCCTCCAAGATGAGCAATACCTGATGGCATCAGACATGGCTGGAAAG ATCAAGCTGTGGGACCTGAGGACCACTAAGTGCATAAGGCAGTACGAAGGCCACGTGAATGAGTATGCCTACCTGCCCCTGCATGTGCACGAGGAAGAAGGAATCCTGGTGGCAGGTACTTGA
- the DCAF4 gene encoding DDB1- and CUL4-associated factor 4 (The RefSeq protein has 1 substitution compared to this genomic sequence) has product MNKSSWQSRRRHGRRSHQQNPWFRLRDPEDRSDSQAARSAQDSSHGDDESPSTSSGTAGASSVPELPGFYFDPEKKRYFRLLPGHNNCNPLTKESIRQKEMESKRLRLLEEEDKQKKIARMGFNASSMLRKSQLGFLNVTSYCHLAHELRLSCMERKKVQIRSLDPSALASDRFNLILADTNSDRLFTVNDVKVGGSKYGIINLQSLKTPTLKVFMHENLYFTNRKVNSVCWASLNHLDSHILLCLMGLAETPGCATLLPASLFVNSHPGIDRPGMLCSFRIPGAWSCAWSLNIQANNCFSTGLSRRVLLTNVVTGHRQSFGTNSDVLAQQFALMVPLLFNGCRSGEIFAIDLRCGNQGKGWKATRLFHDSAVTSVRILQDEQYLMASDMAGKIKLWDLRTTKCIRQYEGHVNEYAYLPLHVHEEEGILVAVGQDCYTRIWSLHDAHLLRTIPSPYPASKADIPSVAFSSRLGGSRGAPGLLMAVGQDLYCYSYS; this is encoded by the exons atgaataaaagtagCTGGCAGAGTAGAAGAAGACATGGGAGAAGAAGCCACCAGCAGAACCCTTGGTTCAGACTCCGTGATCCTGAAGACAG GTCCGACTCCCAGGCAGCGCAGTCGGCTCAGGATTCCAGCCACGGTGATGATGAGTCTCCGTCGACCTCGTCTGGCACAGCTGGGGCCTCCTCTGTGCCGG AGCTACCTGGGTTTTACTTTGACCCTGAAAAGAAACGCTACTTCCGCTTGCTCCCTGGACATAACAACTGCAACCCCCTGACGAAAGAGAGCATCCGGCAGAAGGAGATGGAGAGCAAGAGACTGCGGCTGCTTGAGGAAGAGGACAAGCAGAAAAAG ATTGCCAGGATGGGATTTAATGCATCTTCCATGCTCCGAAAAAGCCAACTGGGTTTTCTCAACGTCACCAGTTATTGCCA TTTAGCCCACGAGCTGCGTCTCAGTTGCATGGAGAGGAAAAAGGTCCAGATTCGGAGCTTGGATCCCTCCGCCTTGGCAAGCGACCGATTTAACCTCATACTG GCAGATACCAACAGTGACCGGCTCTTCACAGTGAACGATGTCAAAGTCGGAGGCTCCAAGTATGGCATCATCAACCTGCAAAGTCTGAAGACCCCTACGCTTAAGGTGTTCATGCACGAAAACCTCTACTTCACCAACCGGAAG GTGAATTCGGTGTGCTGGGCCTCACTCAATCACTTGGATTCCCACATTCT GCTGTGCCTCATGGGACTCGCGGAGACTCCAGGCTGCGCGACCCTGCTCCCAGCGTCACTGTTCGTCAATAGTCACCCAG GAATAGACCGGCCTGGCATGCTCTGCAGTTTCCGGATCCCTGGTGCCTGGTCCTGTGCCTGGTCCCTGAATATCCAAGCAAATAACTGCTTCAGTACAG GCTTGTCTCGGCGGGTCCTGTTGACCAACGTGGTGACGGGACACCGGCAGTCCTTTGGGACCAACAGTGATGTCTTGGCCCAGCAGTTTGCTCTCATG GTTCCTCTGCTGTTTAATGGCTGCCGCTCTGGGGAAATCTTTGCCATTGATCTGCGTTGTGGAAATCAAGGCAAGGGATGGAAGGCCACCCGCCTGTTTCATGACTCAGCAGTGACCTCTGTGCGGATCCTCCAAGATGAGCAATACCTGATGGCATCAGACATGGCTGGAAAG ATCAAGCTGTGGGACCTGAGGACCACTAAGTGCATAAGGCAGTACGAAGGCCACGTGAATGAGTATGCCTACCTGCCCCTGCATGTGCACGAGGAAGAAGGAATCCTGGTGGCAG TGGGGCAGGACTGCTACACGAGAATCTGGAGCCTCCACGATGCCCACCTACTCAGAACCATACCCTCCCCGTACCCTGCCTCCAAGGCCGACATTCCTAGTGTGGCCTTCTCGTCGCGGCTGGGGGGCTCCCGGGGCGCGCCGGGGCTGCTCATGGCTGTCGGGCAGGACCTTTACTGTTACTCCTACAGCTAa
- the DCAF4 gene encoding DDB1- and CUL4-associated factor 4 isoform X2, producing MNKSSWQSRRRHGRRSHQQNPWFRLRDPEDRSDSQAAQSAQDSSHGDDESPSTSSGTAGASSVPELPGFYFDPEKKRYFRLLPGHNNCNPLTKESIRQKEMESKRLRLLEEEDKQKKIARMGFNASSMLRKSQLGFLNVTSYCHLAHELRLSCMERKKVQIRSLDPSALASDRFNLILADTNSDRLFTVNDVKVGGSKYGIINLQSLKTPTLKVFMHENLYFTNRKVNSVCWASLNHLDSHILLCLMGLAETPGCATLLPASLFVNSHPGIDRPGMLCSFRIPGAWSCAWSLNIQANNCFSTGLSRRVLLTNVVTGHRQSFGTNSDVLAQQFALMVPLLFNGCRSGEIFAIDLRCGNQGKGWKATRLFHDSAVTSVRILQDEQYLMASDMAGKIKLWDLRTTKCIRQYEGHVNEYAYLPLHVHEEEGILVAVGQDCYTRIWSLHDAHLLRTIPSPYPASKADIPSVAFSSRLGGSRGAPGLLMAVGQDLYCYSYS from the exons atgaataaaagtagCTGGCAGAGTAGAAGAAGACATGGGAGAAGAAGCCACCAGCAGAACCCTTGGTTCAGACTCCGTGATCCTGAAGACAG GTCCGACTCCCAGGCAGCGCAGTCGGCTCAGGATTCCAGCCACGGTGATGATGAGTCTCCGTCGACCTCGTCTGGCACAGCTGGGGCCTCCTCTGTGCCGG AGCTACCTGGGTTTTACTTTGACCCTGAAAAGAAACGCTACTTCCGCTTGCTCCCTGGACATAACAACTGCAACCCCCTGACGAAAGAGAGCATCCGGCAGAAGGAGATGGAGAGCAAGAGACTGCGGCTGCTTGAGGAAGAGGACAAGCAGAAAAAG ATTGCCAGGATGGGATTTAATGCATCTTCCATGCTCCGAAAAAGCCAACTGGGTTTTCTCAACGTCACCAGTTATTGCCA TTTAGCCCACGAGCTGCGTCTCAGTTGCATGGAGAGGAAAAAGGTCCAGATTCGGAGCTTGGATCCCTCCGCCTTGGCAAGCGACCGATTTAACCTCATACTG GCAGATACCAACAGTGACCGGCTCTTCACAGTGAACGATGTCAAAGTCGGAGGCTCCAAGTATGGCATCATCAACCTGCAAAGTCTGAAGACCCCTACGCTTAAGGTGTTCATGCACGAAAACCTCTACTTCACCAACCGGAAG GTGAATTCGGTGTGCTGGGCCTCACTCAATCACTTGGATTCCCACATTCT GCTGTGCCTCATGGGACTCGCGGAGACTCCAGGCTGCGCGACCCTGCTCCCAGCGTCACTGTTCGTCAATAGTCACCCAG GAATAGACCGGCCTGGCATGCTCTGCAGTTTCCGGATCCCTGGTGCCTGGTCCTGTGCCTGGTCCCTGAATATCCAAGCAAATAACTGCTTCAGTACAG GCTTGTCTCGGCGGGTCCTGTTGACCAACGTGGTGACGGGACACCGGCAGTCCTTTGGGACCAACAGTGATGTCTTGGCCCAGCAGTTTGCTCTCATG GTTCCTCTGCTGTTTAATGGCTGCCGCTCTGGGGAAATCTTTGCCATTGATCTGCGTTGTGGAAATCAAGGCAAGGGATGGAAGGCCACCCGCCTGTTTCATGACTCAGCAGTGACCTCTGTGCGGATCCTCCAAGATGAGCAATACCTGATGGCATCAGACATGGCTGGAAAG ATCAAGCTGTGGGACCTGAGGACCACTAAGTGCATAAGGCAGTACGAAGGCCACGTGAATGAGTATGCCTACCTGCCCCTGCATGTGCACGAGGAAGAAGGAATCCTGGTGGCAG TGGGGCAGGACTGCTACACGAGAATCTGGAGCCTCCACGATGCCCACCTACTCAGAACCATACCCTCCCCGTACCCTGCCTCCAAGGCCGACATTCCTAGTGTGGCCTTCTCGTCGCGGCTGGGGGGCTCCCGGGGCGCGCCGGGGCTGCTCATGGCTGTCGGGCAGGACCTTTACTGTTACTCCTACAGCTAa
- the DCAF4 gene encoding DDB1- and CUL4-associated factor 4 isoform X5, whose amino-acid sequence MGEEATSRTLGSDSVILKTGPTPRQRSRLRIPATVMMSLRRPRLAQLGPPLCRKRYFRLLPGHNNCNPLTKESIRQKEMESKRLRLLEEEDKQKKIARMGFNASSMLRKSQLGFLNVTSYCHLAHELRLSCMERKKVQIRSLDPSALASDRFNLILADTNSDRLFTVNDVKVGGSKYGIINLQSLKTPTLKVFMHENLYFTNRKVNSVCWASLNHLDSHILLCLMGLAETPGCATLLPASLFVNSHPAGIDRPGMLCSFRIPGAWSCAWSLNIQANNCFSTGLSRRVLLTNVVTGHRQSFGTNSDVLAQQFALMVPLLFNGCRSGEIFAIDLRCGNQGKGWKATRLFHDSAVTSVRILQDEQYLMASDMAGKIKLWDLRTTKCIRQYEGHVNEYAYLPLHVHEEEGILVAVGQDCYTRIWSLHDAHLLRTIPSPYPASKADIPSVAFSSRLGGSRGAPGLLMAVGQDLYCYSYS is encoded by the exons ATGGGAGAAGAAGCCACCAGCAGAACCCTTGGTTCAGACTCCGTGATCCTGAAGACAG GTCCGACTCCCAGGCAGCGCAGTCGGCTCAGGATTCCAGCCACGGTGATGATGAGTCTCCGTCGACCTCGTCTGGCACAGCTGGGGCCTCCTCTGTGCCGG AAACGCTACTTCCGCTTGCTCCCTGGACATAACAACTGCAACCCCCTGACGAAAGAGAGCATCCGGCAGAAGGAGATGGAGAGCAAGAGACTGCGGCTGCTTGAGGAAGAGGACAAGCAGAAAAAG ATTGCCAGGATGGGATTTAATGCATCTTCCATGCTCCGAAAAAGCCAACTGGGTTTTCTCAACGTCACCAGTTATTGCCA TTTAGCCCACGAGCTGCGTCTCAGTTGCATGGAGAGGAAAAAGGTCCAGATTCGGAGCTTGGATCCCTCCGCCTTGGCAAGCGACCGATTTAACCTCATACTG GCAGATACCAACAGTGACCGGCTCTTCACAGTGAACGATGTCAAAGTCGGAGGCTCCAAGTATGGCATCATCAACCTGCAAAGTCTGAAGACCCCTACGCTTAAGGTGTTCATGCACGAAAACCTCTACTTCACCAACCGGAAG GTGAATTCGGTGTGCTGGGCCTCACTCAATCACTTGGATTCCCACATTCT GCTGTGCCTCATGGGACTCGCGGAGACTCCAGGCTGCGCGACCCTGCTCCCAGCGTCACTGTTCGTCAATAGTCACCCAG CAGGAATAGACCGGCCTGGCATGCTCTGCAGTTTCCGGATCCCTGGTGCCTGGTCCTGTGCCTGGTCCCTGAATATCCAAGCAAATAACTGCTTCAGTACAG GCTTGTCTCGGCGGGTCCTGTTGACCAACGTGGTGACGGGACACCGGCAGTCCTTTGGGACCAACAGTGATGTCTTGGCCCAGCAGTTTGCTCTCATG GTTCCTCTGCTGTTTAATGGCTGCCGCTCTGGGGAAATCTTTGCCATTGATCTGCGTTGTGGAAATCAAGGCAAGGGATGGAAGGCCACCCGCCTGTTTCATGACTCAGCAGTGACCTCTGTGCGGATCCTCCAAGATGAGCAATACCTGATGGCATCAGACATGGCTGGAAAG ATCAAGCTGTGGGACCTGAGGACCACTAAGTGCATAAGGCAGTACGAAGGCCACGTGAATGAGTATGCCTACCTGCCCCTGCATGTGCACGAGGAAGAAGGAATCCTGGTGGCAG TGGGGCAGGACTGCTACACGAGAATCTGGAGCCTCCACGATGCCCACCTACTCAGAACCATACCCTCCCCGTACCCTGCCTCCAAGGCCGACATTCCTAGTGTGGCCTTCTCGTCGCGGCTGGGGGGCTCCCGGGGCGCGCCGGGGCTGCTCATGGCTGTCGGGCAGGACCTTTACTGTTACTCCTACAGCTAa
- the DCAF4 gene encoding DDB1- and CUL4-associated factor 4 isoform X4 — protein sequence MHENLYFTNRKVNSVCWASLNHLDSHILLCLMGLAETPGCATLLPASLFVNSHPAGIDRPGMLCSFRIPGAWSCAWSLNIQANNCFSTGLSRRVLLTNVVTGHRQSFGTNSDVLAQQFALMVPLLFNGCRSGEIFAIDLRCGNQGKGWKATRLFHDSAVTSVRILQDEQYLMASDMAGKIKLWDLRTTKCIRQYEGHVNEYAYLPLHVHEEEGILVAVGQDCYTRIWSLHDAHLLRTIPSPYPASKADIPSVAFSSRLGGSRGAPGLLMAVGQDLYCYSYS from the exons ATGCACGAAAACCTCTACTTCACCAACCGGAAG GTGAATTCGGTGTGCTGGGCCTCACTCAATCACTTGGATTCCCACATTCT GCTGTGCCTCATGGGACTCGCGGAGACTCCAGGCTGCGCGACCCTGCTCCCAGCGTCACTGTTCGTCAATAGTCACCCAG CAGGAATAGACCGGCCTGGCATGCTCTGCAGTTTCCGGATCCCTGGTGCCTGGTCCTGTGCCTGGTCCCTGAATATCCAAGCAAATAACTGCTTCAGTACAG GCTTGTCTCGGCGGGTCCTGTTGACCAACGTGGTGACGGGACACCGGCAGTCCTTTGGGACCAACAGTGATGTCTTGGCCCAGCAGTTTGCTCTCATG GTTCCTCTGCTGTTTAATGGCTGCCGCTCTGGGGAAATCTTTGCCATTGATCTGCGTTGTGGAAATCAAGGCAAGGGATGGAAGGCCACCCGCCTGTTTCATGACTCAGCAGTGACCTCTGTGCGGATCCTCCAAGATGAGCAATACCTGATGGCATCAGACATGGCTGGAAAG ATCAAGCTGTGGGACCTGAGGACCACTAAGTGCATAAGGCAGTACGAAGGCCACGTGAATGAGTATGCCTACCTGCCCCTGCATGTGCACGAGGAAGAAGGAATCCTGGTGGCAG TGGGGCAGGACTGCTACACGAGAATCTGGAGCCTCCACGATGCCCACCTACTCAGAACCATACCCTCCCCGTACCCTGCCTCCAAGGCCGACATTCCTAGTGTGGCCTTCTCGTCGCGGCTGGGGGGCTCCCGGGGCGCGCCGGGGCTGCTCATGGCTGTCGGGCAGGACCTTTACTGTTACTCCTACAGCTAa